One part of the Bombus terrestris chromosome 13, iyBomTerr1.2, whole genome shotgun sequence genome encodes these proteins:
- the LOC100644223 gene encoding carboxypeptidase B, producing the protein MAVDFKSILRVVFIGLSVVIIASNRVIARPQRGDLEFLPVENYDCSSMRKDDRSSDKGNRETRYLDKENTTFNETDYDLLIDNDGRGFSFVNIVESVFFAVANGIDSIMTSIIGTEKNFKPRSSRVSYKNYQLIRLYPSSQGHVNDLKDLKETEPEDVKFWTEPMYNRTTDVVIAPDLVSDVKTFFRNKGIDFKVLMPDLQKIIAYQNPKMTKEQREDLVMTNGHSMTWKRYHRYGEIVKYLEYLAMSYPSLVEVITIGHSYENQPIKMIKISTGPNKEGEAKSAVWIDAGMHAREWIGSAVATYIISQLVEKNSSYAKLLDNSDWMILPVANPDGYEFTHIGDRLWRKTRSNHAENQDDSRFLQLVNHYTGWLWGKCEGVDPNRNFDYHWGEMEEGGASLDPCHETYAGPRAFSEPETKAMADYILANKQNIRIYLTLHSYSQMWLVPWGYTYSKPSDYSELANVAKKAIGAISKIHGTDYQLGPSAHLLYPTSGASDDWAKGVAGIKYAYTLELRDRGTYGFLLPASQIVPTAREIWAGIRTIARLITYNT; encoded by the exons ATGGCTGTCGACTTCAAGTCGATCCTACGCGTCGTGTTTATCGGTTTATCAGTGGTTATCATCGCGTCGAATCGAGTCATTGCTCGACCACAGCGCGGCGATTTGGAATTTCTGCCCGTAGAAAATTACGATTGTTCTTCCATGAGAAAAGATGATCGGTCCTCCGACAAAGGAAACCGTGAAACAAG GTATCTGGATAAAGAGAATACTACGTTTAACGAAACTGACTATGATTTATTGATCGATAACGATGGCAGAGGATTCTCTTTTGTAAATATCGTTGAATCAGTGTTTTTTGCGGTAGCTAATGGAATCGATTCCATCATGACTAGTATTATCGGTAcagagaaaaatttcaaaccGCGGTCGTCCAGAGTTAGCTACAAGAATTATCAATTGATCAGATTGTACCCAAGTTCACAAGGACACGTGAACGATCTGAAAGATCTTAAAGAAACTGAGCCTGAAGATGTTAAGTTTTGGACCGAACCAATGTACAACAG GACAACAGACGTGGTTATCGCGCCAGATCTTGTCTCTGACGTGAAAACATTCTTTAGAAACAAAGGGATCGATTTCAAAGTGCTGATGCCGGACCTTCAG AAAATAATAGCGTATCAGAATCCAAAAATGACAAAGGAGCAACGCGAAGATCTTGTCATGACTAATGGCCACAGTATGACTTGGAAACGGTATCATCGATATGGAG AAATCGTTAAGTATTTGGAATATTTAGCCATGAGTTATCCAAGCCTAGTCGAAGTGATAACTATAGGACATAGTTACGAAAACCAACCtatcaaaatgataaaaatttcaacCGGACCGAATAAAGAGGGTGAAGCCAAATCGGCTGTTTGGATAGACGCTG GTATGCATGCACGCGAATGGATCGGCTCCGCCGTGGCGACCTACATCATCAGCCAGTTGGTCGAGAAAAACTCGAGCTACGCTAAATTGCTCGACAATTCGGACTGGATGATCTTACCAGTCGCAAATCCGGATGGCTACGAGTTCACTCACATTGGCGACAGATTATGGAGGAAGACGAGAAGTAATCATGCAGAAAATCAAGATGACAGTCG GTTTCTCCAGCTAGTGAAccattatacagggtggttatGGGGCAAATGCGAGGGTGTTGACCCGAATAGAAACTTTGACTACCATTGGGGTGAAATGGAAGAGGGTGGGGCGAGCTTGGACCCTTGCCACGAGACTTACGCCGGACCGCGCGCGTTCTCCGAACCGGAAACGAAGGCAATGGCTGATTATATCTTGGCTAACAAACAAAATATTAG GATTTATCTAACGTTGCACTCGTACTCGCAAATGTGGCTGGTACCATGGGGATACACGTACTCAAAACCGTCCGATTATTCCGAACTAGCGAACGTAGCTAAAAAAGCGATAGGAGCCATTTCGAAAATACACGGGACCGATTATCAACTTGGTCCATCAGCACATCTGTTATATCCAACCTCAG GTGCTTCTGACGACTGGGCCAAGGGAGTAGCCGGAATAAAATACGCCTACACGCTAGAGCTTCGAGATCGCGGCACGTACGGGTTTCTACTTCCGGCGTCACAGATTGTGCCAACTGCTCGTGAAATTTGGGCAGGAATAAGAACGATCGCCCGTCTAATTACTTACAACACATGA
- the LOC100644694 gene encoding trypsin-1 — translation MFTKSILAVVLLLQVCWAIPTNLQPRITDGVPAARGEFKYQVSIQWGVPPVTQYSHSCGGSILNEKYILTAGHCVMKFGKSRVVAGKYELNKAESSQQVVEVARSIVHSGYKGGVAQHDIALLELATPLKLNDLVQPITLPKQGQKQTGQAVLSGWGSVSKTVKPSLPNVLQKAVVPILDNQDCYKQLTSGSVIGQKPELFDTQVCSGIAGKEVSACSGDSGGPLAQKVNGKSVQVGIVSWGMMPCGSSHMPSVYTRVASYVDWIHSHMK, via the exons ATGTTCACCAAAAGCATTCTGGCTGTCGTTCTCCTCCTCCAGG tcTGCTGGGCCATACCCACCAACCTGCAGCCCCGTATCACCGATGGTGTTCCAGCCGCTCGTGGTGAATTCAAATACCAAGTTTCCATTCAATGGGGAGTCCCACCAGTAACTCAATACAGTCACTCCTGCGGTGGTTCCATCCTGAACGAAAAATACATCTTGACCGCTGGCCACTGCGTCATGAAATTTGGAAAGAGTAGGGTTGTTGCTGGCAAATACGAATTGAACAAGGCTGAATCCAGTCAACAAGTCGTAGAGGTTGCCAGAAGCATAGTCCACAGTGGATACAAAGG TGGCGTTGCGCAACACGACATCGCTCTGTTGGAACTGGCAACGCCCTTGAAGTTGAACGACCTTGTCCAACCGATCACCCTGCCCAAACAAGGACAGAAACAAACTGGACAAGCTGTCCTTTCTGGATGGGGATCAGTCTCTAAAACCGTTAAGCCCTCTTTGCCAAACGTTCTTCAGAAGGCTGTTGTACCCATCCTCGACAACCAGGACTGCTACAAACAACTCACCTCCGGATCTGTCATTGGACAAAAACCTGAACTGTTCGACACCCAGGTCTGCTCTGGAATTGCTGGCAAAGAAGTATCTGCTTGCTCT GGTGACTCTGGTGGCCCACTCGCCCAAAAGGTTAATGGAAAATCTGTACAAGTTGGTATCGTTTCATGGGGTATGATGCCATGTGGATCTAGCCACATGCCTTCCGTCTACACTCGTGTTGCCTCCTACGTCGATTGGATCCACTCTCACatgaaataa